From a region of the Fischerella sp. JS2 genome:
- a CDS encoding RDD family protein, whose protein sequence is MTIERIPPPNYPRVEFGRRIMAFGIDFLIVWLVSSLLGTNALGIQFLQILVFAIAWLILRVVVVYNNQGQSLGRYALDMRVLAVDRGRVPDLQALLQRESLIGLGALLLAIALSNIIRNPTAILLILPLAIDCGTAVSDTQLRQALHDRYAKTIIVSARRGYSLDIKVKRMLETLQRNVRR, encoded by the coding sequence ATGACCATTGAACGCATACCCCCACCAAACTACCCCAGAGTTGAATTTGGACGACGAATTATGGCATTTGGGATTGATTTTTTGATTGTTTGGTTAGTTAGTTCTCTATTGGGAACTAATGCGCTTGGTATTCAATTTCTCCAGATATTAGTTTTTGCGATCGCTTGGTTGATATTACGAGTAGTGGTAGTCTATAACAACCAAGGACAAAGTTTGGGGCGTTATGCTCTAGACATGAGAGTACTGGCAGTCGACAGGGGAAGAGTGCCAGATTTACAGGCTCTTTTACAACGAGAGTCGCTCATTGGTTTGGGTGCGCTTTTACTTGCGATCGCCTTGAGCAATATTATTCGCAATCCCACTGCTATACTGCTGATACTTCCTCTAGCCATTGATTGTGGTACAGCTGTATCTGATACCCAACTACGGCAAGCTTTGCATGATCGCTATGCTAAGACTATAATCGTCTCGGCAAGACGTGGCTATTCGCTAGATATAAAAGTCAAGCGAATGCTTGAAACTTTGCAGCGAAATGTGCGAAGATAG
- the rpmG gene encoding 50S ribosomal protein L33, with protein MAKAKGVRIIVTLECTECRTNPDKRSPGVSRYTSTKNRRNTTNRLELKKFCTHCNKHTVHKEIK; from the coding sequence ATGGCTAAGGCTAAAGGTGTCCGAATTATAGTGACACTGGAATGTACGGAATGTCGTACAAATCCAGATAAGCGCTCTCCAGGTGTTTCACGTTATACCTCGACGAAGAATCGTCGTAACACCACCAATCGTCTAGAACTCAAAAAGTTCTGCACTCACTGCAATAAACATACTGTCCACAAGGAAATTAAATAG
- the rpsR gene encoding 30S ribosomal protein S18, giving the protein MSYYRRRLSPIKPGEPIDYKDVDLLRKFITERGKILPRRITGLTSQQQRALTLAIKRARILALLPFINAEG; this is encoded by the coding sequence ATGAGTTATTACCGCCGTCGTTTGTCTCCGATTAAGCCGGGAGAACCAATTGACTATAAAGATGTAGACTTGCTGCGTAAATTTATCACTGAGCGCGGTAAAATATTGCCCCGTCGGATTACCGGGCTGACTTCTCAGCAACAGCGAGCGTTAACATTAGCGATTAAACGCGCTAGAATTTTGGCTTTGTTGCCATTTATCAACGCAGAAGGCTAA
- a CDS encoding ribonuclease R, translating to MEKGTLVEFRLQGDRRLGVIDRPDGKTRWFIVDERGQSHSLAPRQITYIVTGQTYKSSQISSFLEEVNPYLDPSSLEVAWELLVEDGEAVTPQVMASLLFSESQPPQCYAAYWLLSEDKIYFKQKGDSYEPRTAAQVAERKHQIEIEALKAKGQQEFLARVEQALKGEAVEWQRHDRHRLEALEKYATLLADIVRVGLNYDSLARAYPPPAPVLETMNMLGRSATPQGTFQLLVDLGWWSPHENLFLRRSSIPVQFPTKVLEVSQQRLQSPLPDPDVNRLDLTYLKVYTIDDESTTEIDDGLSWEQLADGRERLWVHIADPTRFLLPEDELDLEARKRGSTVYLPTGMVPMFPEILATGPMSLVQGQVCCALSFGIILDASGAVEDYSIHASFIKPTYRLTYEDVDEMLDLDVQAEPEIAAIARWANKRKAWRYAQGAISINMPEAMIKVKEDDINIYVLDDSPSRQLVAEMMILAGEVAARYGQTHQIPLPFRGQPQPELPPEQELLQLPAGFVRACAMRRCMPKSEMSITPVRHAGLGLDTYTQATSPIRRYSDLLTHFQLKAHLRGDVPPFSAEQLKEVMMTVSTITQEVTMVERQTNRYWALEYLRRCTDKVWQATVLMWLREDSGLALILLEDLGLQLPMSFRRALKLGEQVLVKVFHVDPQKDVIQFQEVIYQEA from the coding sequence GTGGAGAAGGGGACGCTAGTTGAATTTAGACTTCAAGGCGATCGCCGCTTGGGTGTGATAGATCGCCCAGACGGCAAAACCCGTTGGTTCATAGTCGATGAACGGGGTCAATCTCACAGTCTCGCGCCTAGACAAATCACATATATAGTTACTGGACAAACTTATAAATCTTCACAAATTTCTAGTTTTTTAGAAGAAGTAAACCCTTACTTAGATCCATCAAGCTTAGAAGTAGCTTGGGAATTACTAGTAGAGGATGGGGAAGCAGTGACACCACAAGTAATGGCAAGCTTACTGTTTTCGGAATCACAACCACCTCAGTGTTATGCTGCTTACTGGTTGCTATCAGAAGATAAAATTTATTTCAAGCAAAAGGGAGACTCTTACGAACCCCGCACAGCCGCCCAAGTAGCAGAACGCAAACACCAAATAGAAATAGAGGCACTTAAAGCAAAAGGACAACAAGAATTTTTGGCTCGTGTAGAGCAAGCACTCAAAGGTGAAGCAGTCGAGTGGCAAAGACATGACCGCCACCGTTTAGAAGCTTTAGAAAAATATGCAACACTGCTTGCCGACATTGTGCGTGTAGGGCTAAATTATGACTCTCTGGCTCGTGCCTATCCGCCGCCAGCGCCAGTCCTGGAAACGATGAACATGCTAGGACGTTCTGCAACCCCCCAAGGAACCTTTCAATTATTGGTAGACTTGGGTTGGTGGAGTCCTCACGAAAACTTATTTCTGCGTCGTTCCTCAATTCCAGTTCAATTTCCTACAAAGGTACTAGAAGTGTCGCAACAGCGATTACAATCACCACTGCCTGATCCAGATGTTAACCGCCTGGATTTGACCTACCTCAAAGTGTACACGATTGATGATGAAAGTACTACCGAGATAGACGATGGTTTGAGTTGGGAACAGCTTGCAGATGGGCGAGAAAGATTATGGGTGCATATCGCTGATCCAACACGATTTTTGCTCCCAGAAGATGAGTTAGACCTAGAAGCCAGAAAACGGGGTAGTACAGTTTATTTGCCAACAGGAATGGTTCCCATGTTTCCAGAAATATTGGCAACTGGACCCATGAGTTTGGTGCAAGGACAGGTTTGTTGCGCCCTCAGCTTTGGAATTATATTAGATGCGTCTGGTGCAGTAGAAGATTACAGCATTCATGCCAGTTTTATTAAACCTACCTATCGCCTTACCTACGAAGACGTAGACGAAATGCTGGACTTGGACGTGCAAGCGGAACCAGAAATTGCCGCTATAGCCAGATGGGCAAACAAGCGCAAAGCTTGGCGATACGCCCAAGGAGCCATCAGCATCAATATGCCAGAGGCAATGATTAAAGTCAAAGAAGATGACATCAACATCTATGTTTTAGACGACTCCCCCTCCAGGCAACTAGTAGCGGAGATGATGATACTTGCTGGTGAAGTTGCTGCCCGTTATGGTCAAACTCATCAAATTCCTCTGCCTTTTCGTGGTCAGCCCCAGCCAGAATTACCCCCCGAACAAGAATTACTCCAGCTACCAGCAGGTTTCGTTCGTGCCTGTGCCATGCGTCGCTGTATGCCTAAGAGTGAAATGAGCATTACACCAGTACGCCATGCTGGTTTAGGTTTGGATACCTACACTCAGGCTACTTCTCCTATCCGCCGCTACAGTGACTTGCTTACCCACTTTCAGCTCAAAGCACATCTGCGGGGCGATGTTCCACCCTTTTCCGCCGAACAACTCAAAGAAGTGATGATGACCGTTAGTACCATCACCCAAGAAGTGACAATGGTAGAACGGCAGACAAACCGATATTGGGCATTAGAGTACTTGCGCCGCTGCACGGATAAAGTTTGGCAGGCAACAGTATTAATGTGGTTGAGAGAAGATAGTGGTTTAGCATTAATTCTTTTGGAAGATTTGGGTTTGCAGTTACCAATGTCTTTCCGGCGTGCTTTGAAGTTAGGTGAACAGGTTTTAGTGAAAGTCTTCCACGTCGATCCACAAAAAGACGTGATTCAATTTCAGGAAGTAATTTATCAAGAAGCGTGA